From Natronogracilivirga saccharolytica:
CGGAGTACCGCAATCAATTTCATCTTCTGAAGAGACTTGCAAAGTAAACTTCCCGTCATCCTTTTCTGATTGCGCGAGTGTGAAAAACGCCAGCCTGGAAGGAGCATTATCCCATTCACGCCGCAATTTGGAGTATACCCGTTTAACTACAGCATGAGAGACAAGATGATCATGAAATCCACTGATTCCATGCACTGCATATGTTACAACCACATCAGGCACAATATTTCTGATATGATTTTCCGTAATATCTTCAATTTCAATTGGATCCATATCCTTAAGGCCGCTGTCGGGCAAATCCAATACCTGCATACCGGTTAATCCCAGAACATCTGCTACATCAAGCATTTCCTTATACCGGATCTTTCCCATCTCTTCAACGGTATAGCCGTACTGGTGACGGACTTTAGTGGCGCCGCCCCTGGTATAGGTAAGCAGAAAAACCTGATGGCCTTGTCTGAGCTGGGCTGCTATTGCCGGAGCCGGTCCGAATGACTCATCATCAGGATGGGGAAAAATGTACAGGATTTTCATGTGTTTATAATTATGCAATTAGTTGTCTTTCAATCTGTTAG
This genomic window contains:
- a CDS encoding PIG-L deacetylase family protein — its product is MKILYIFPHPDDESFGPAPAIAAQLRQGHQVFLLTYTRGGATKVRHQYGYTVEEMGKIRYKEMLDVADVLGLTGMQVLDLPDSGLKDMDPIEIEDITENHIRNIVPDVVVTYAVHGISGFHDHLVSHAVVKRVYSKLRREWDNAPSRLAFFTLAQSEKDDGKFTLQVSSEDEIDCGTPLSGEDIEKGARALDCYRTYQQVIKEARVLERTGDTVYFEFFQESFSPHVTSICDGLQDSE